From a single Rhodococcus qingshengii JCM 15477 genomic region:
- a CDS encoding tyrosine-type recombinase/integrase, which yields MQSVPGRLPEFLSNGVVGLLRPEDRVFEAMLDGWRAQMLARGLGVPFIRSSCGLVSRFQEHSNEYPWGWQPIHVDEFLADRRTGPKAVSVSTLRANAGTIRSFCYYVTDERYGWAAFCSKVFDDVPAQVVFEWNTPRHKTDDAIPADRRSFTQTELQTFFDTCDDLVDQEFAKGSKRWLPLMRDSTAFKVCYAYGLRRRELSMLDYHDFGPNPHVDKYGRYGAVQIRYAKGMSGSGPRRRTVLTVPEFDWVVDLLDHWLSPQGREQFATADRSASLWPSERAGATGIRNFNRTFTAVRELAGLPTELKMHCLRHSYVTHLLEAGYDPMFVQQQVGHAYSSTTALYTSVSADFKQKTIQRMIQQRIVTRDERRTGKDT from the coding sequence ATGCAGAGTGTTCCAGGTCGGCTGCCAGAGTTCCTGTCGAACGGCGTCGTCGGGCTGCTGCGACCCGAGGACCGAGTCTTTGAGGCGATGCTCGATGGCTGGCGAGCGCAAATGCTGGCCCGTGGGCTCGGTGTGCCGTTCATTCGGTCCTCGTGCGGCCTGGTCTCTCGGTTCCAGGAGCACTCCAACGAGTATCCGTGGGGCTGGCAGCCGATCCATGTCGATGAGTTCCTGGCTGATCGACGAACCGGGCCGAAAGCCGTCTCGGTGTCGACGCTGCGCGCGAACGCTGGCACGATCAGGTCCTTCTGCTATTACGTCACTGACGAAAGGTATGGGTGGGCTGCGTTCTGCAGCAAAGTATTTGACGACGTTCCCGCCCAAGTCGTGTTCGAGTGGAACACGCCGCGCCACAAGACCGATGACGCCATCCCAGCGGACCGGCGCAGCTTCACTCAGACCGAGTTGCAGACATTCTTCGACACCTGCGATGACCTCGTCGATCAAGAGTTCGCCAAGGGCTCGAAGCGCTGGCTCCCACTGATGCGAGACTCCACCGCGTTCAAGGTGTGCTACGCCTACGGTTTGCGCCGTCGGGAACTTTCCATGCTCGACTACCACGACTTCGGCCCAAATCCGCACGTAGACAAGTACGGCCGCTATGGCGCCGTTCAGATCCGCTACGCCAAAGGCATGTCGGGGTCAGGACCGCGCCGTCGCACTGTTCTCACGGTGCCTGAGTTTGACTGGGTGGTCGATCTTCTCGATCACTGGCTCTCGCCGCAGGGTCGCGAACAGTTCGCCACTGCGGACCGCTCGGCCTCGTTGTGGCCGTCGGAACGGGCTGGCGCCACGGGCATCCGCAACTTCAATCGCACCTTCACTGCGGTCCGCGAACTGGCTGGGCTACCGACAGAGTTGAAGATGCACTGCCTGCGCCACTCCTACGTCACTCATCTCCTCGAGGCCGGATACGATCCTATGTTTGTCCAGCAGCAAGTTGGCCACGCCTACTCATCCACCACCGCGCTCTACACCTCAGTCTCGGCAGACTTCAAACAAAAGACCATCCAACGGATGATCCAGCAACGAATCGTCACACGTGACGAAAGAAGGACCGGGAAGGACACGTGA
- a CDS encoding BppU family phage baseplate upper protein, with product MNHIYYLRQKPVEPIEFTVCDEQDKPRNLSAYSGASVVFIDPEGEGLTGGVATITDAANGKIKFVFEGETIFTEVGKYQLQLLLHADDRADYAERMTIEVEKGWM from the coding sequence ATGAATCATATTTACTATTTGCGTCAGAAGCCAGTAGAGCCTATCGAGTTCACTGTCTGTGACGAGCAAGACAAGCCAAGAAACTTGAGCGCATACAGCGGCGCATCAGTCGTGTTCATCGATCCCGAAGGAGAAGGACTAACCGGGGGAGTAGCCACGATCACTGATGCAGCAAACGGCAAGATCAAGTTCGTGTTCGAGGGAGAAACGATCTTTACCGAGGTAGGTAAGTATCAGCTTCAACTGTTGCTGCATGCCGATGATCGTGCCGACTATGCCGAACGTATGACAATTGAAGTAGAGAAAGGATGGATGTAA
- a CDS encoding phage major capsid protein codes for MARVNADSWVPEEYGSEVIQTVEQHSAVEAVGRKVNMTSDIQKTPRMGDVDVQVIAKGGVYPEDQPALDNVQLDAVKFGDRIIIAEEDLADARVDVITEYQKGWATNYARKFDNACLGTTAVANGTTVPFTSVYKEVGAQVIKTAGPLTYAQLSDVLAKAENGRYFADPDTIIIAHTSFKGQLRGLLDLNGRPLFIEQVAAGQPQTLFGYEIRFSDGAKTSATSTWNPNGNPLLIVGNRKHLIVGVRSPIESLISFDAGFSTDEPHIKVRTRKAFAVGRKEAFGVLEVTAP; via the coding sequence ATGGCAAGAGTAAATGCAGATAGCTGGGTACCAGAAGAGTACGGCAGCGAAGTCATTCAGACCGTTGAACAGCACTCAGCGGTAGAAGCAGTAGGTCGCAAGGTCAACATGACCAGCGATATTCAGAAGACCCCACGTATGGGGGACGTAGACGTACAGGTCATTGCCAAGGGTGGCGTTTACCCGGAAGATCAGCCAGCACTAGACAACGTGCAGTTGGACGCTGTGAAGTTCGGCGATCGCATCATCATCGCTGAGGAAGATCTAGCAGATGCACGCGTAGACGTAATTACCGAGTATCAGAAGGGTTGGGCAACCAACTACGCACGTAAGTTTGACAACGCGTGTCTAGGAACTACCGCCGTAGCAAACGGCACCACTGTTCCTTTCACCTCTGTGTACAAAGAAGTAGGCGCACAGGTCATCAAGACCGCAGGACCATTGACATACGCTCAGTTGTCCGATGTGTTGGCCAAGGCTGAGAATGGTCGCTACTTTGCTGATCCCGATACGATCATCATCGCGCACACCAGCTTCAAGGGTCAGCTACGAGGGCTACTAGACCTCAATGGACGACCACTGTTCATCGAGCAGGTAGCGGCCGGTCAGCCTCAGACTCTGTTCGGTTACGAGATTCGTTTCTCCGACGGAGCGAAGACCAGCGCCACAAGCACATGGAACCCAAACGGCAATCCATTGCTGATCGTAGGCAATCGCAAGCACCTGATTGTTGGCGTTCGTTCACCAATCGAGTCTCTGATCAGCTTCGACGCTGGTTTCAGCACTGACGAACCACATATCAAGGTTCGTACCCGTAAGGCATTCGCCGTAGGGCGCAAGGAAGCATTCGGCGTGTTGGAAGTAACAGCACCCTGA
- a CDS encoding Fis family transcriptional regulator, producing the protein MLPGIINGQQACRKCAGIKLNVDCVECGAEEELYAQGCCWRCVLRATVDRLLTNPETASINDELKPFAAALKSMKRANSGLTWINQEHVTAFLTELARTPLVSHDVIDQLPRSRTREYVRELLVTHQILPPRDGLLHRYIDWSDEALDRLKSSEHREVATRYIRWHHLRQMYCMESVSHGTFLRSKQTVSVTIEFLNWLTDRDISIDDLSQADLDAWQAEGPSTREFAIRFLAWAVKTKLVARDLTMTPHRRGTSSKMSPEAQQDVVDGITSNQPALNPRDRAAAILVLVFGQQIDRVVKLTWDHVIVSDELVTVTLGDIAIALPAPLDEPFRYLAGERDLGNTAAHPSTRWVFRGYIPGQHINPGHLRNRLKSTFGTRAARLGTLHELTKLAPAAILADTLGYSPATIERHAVASAATYARYVAMIDADG; encoded by the coding sequence GTGTTGCCGGGAATCATCAACGGCCAGCAGGCGTGCCGCAAATGCGCGGGCATAAAACTCAACGTCGACTGCGTTGAGTGCGGCGCCGAGGAAGAACTGTACGCACAGGGATGCTGCTGGCGATGCGTCCTGAGGGCGACCGTCGACCGACTACTGACGAATCCAGAGACTGCTAGCATCAACGACGAACTGAAACCCTTTGCAGCTGCCCTGAAGTCGATGAAACGGGCCAACAGCGGTCTGACCTGGATCAACCAGGAACATGTCACAGCGTTCCTCACCGAGCTGGCCCGCACACCGCTCGTTTCCCACGACGTCATCGACCAACTCCCCCGATCGCGCACCCGAGAATACGTCCGAGAACTCCTGGTCACCCACCAGATCCTGCCGCCCAGAGACGGACTACTCCACCGCTACATCGACTGGTCCGATGAAGCCCTCGACCGGCTGAAGTCGTCCGAGCACCGGGAAGTCGCGACCCGGTACATTCGTTGGCATCACCTGCGGCAGATGTATTGCATGGAGTCGGTGTCACACGGCACGTTCCTGCGGTCGAAGCAAACCGTTTCCGTCACAATCGAATTCCTCAACTGGCTCACCGACCGGGACATCTCGATCGACGATCTATCCCAAGCGGATCTGGACGCGTGGCAGGCCGAAGGCCCGAGCACGCGAGAGTTCGCCATCCGGTTCCTCGCGTGGGCAGTCAAGACAAAGCTGGTCGCTCGGGACCTTACAATGACACCACATCGTCGTGGTACAAGCTCTAAGATGAGCCCTGAGGCCCAGCAAGACGTCGTCGATGGCATTACATCAAACCAACCCGCACTGAATCCGCGAGATCGAGCCGCGGCGATCCTGGTGCTCGTCTTCGGCCAACAGATCGACCGGGTCGTGAAACTCACCTGGGACCACGTCATAGTCTCAGACGAACTCGTGACCGTCACACTCGGCGACATCGCCATCGCTCTTCCCGCACCGCTCGACGAACCATTCCGATATCTCGCCGGAGAACGAGACCTCGGGAACACCGCCGCCCACCCAAGTACGCGCTGGGTGTTCCGCGGCTATATCCCTGGCCAACACATCAACCCGGGCCACTTGCGGAACCGCCTGAAGTCGACGTTCGGCACCCGCGCCGCCCGGCTCGGCACCCTGCACGAACTCACCAAGCTCGCACCCGCCGCAATCCTCGCCGACACTCTCGGCTACTCCCCTGCCACCATCGAGCGACATGCGGTGGCGTCTGCAGCCACATATGCCCGATACGTAGCGATGATTGACGCTGATGGCTAG
- the istA gene encoding IS21 family transposase — MKSAEEIMEILDAYDLTGSLRDAGELAGCSHHTVKHYVDRRAAGGELDKAVTRPQLIDEYLPKVEEWVERSKGKVRADRAHEKLLAMGYKGSERTTRRAVASVKKSYRSGHVRVHRPWVTEPGMWLQYDYGDGPVVDGVKTVLFVAWLAWSRFRVVIALRDKTMPSVFAALDQTFRRLGGVPTYVLTDNEKTVTTEHIAGIPVRNGQLVTFAEHYSVVVHTCVPADPASKGGTESSVKISKADLVPKDTNLREEYASFSELEEACEAFCQKVNTRAHRTTKRPPVEMLAEERTRLHPVPTQPHTVAFGTTRVVPGNTPMVMFESGQYSVPHTLLGATVWVRAQGLGDGEEVVIVHVGEDGPAEVARHARATPGTPRINDEHFPPQPEGPLNRQPRAKNPAEAEFLDLGEGARLWLVEAAAAGTPRMRVKMAEALSLAKLFDPVEVDWALGHAAVHGRFAEADLSSILDHHARQPAVGEHRAGEERSLTQGTAGWARLGQHDSQHDSREGNEVTR, encoded by the coding sequence TTGAAGTCTGCCGAGGAGATCATGGAAATCCTGGATGCCTACGACCTGACAGGGTCGTTGCGTGATGCCGGCGAGCTGGCCGGATGCTCGCACCACACGGTCAAGCACTACGTGGACCGCCGTGCTGCCGGGGGTGAGCTGGACAAGGCCGTGACTCGGCCGCAGTTGATCGATGAGTACCTGCCCAAGGTCGAGGAGTGGGTCGAGCGGTCCAAGGGCAAGGTCCGTGCCGACAGAGCGCACGAGAAGCTGCTCGCGATGGGCTACAAGGGTTCGGAGCGCACCACCCGTCGTGCGGTCGCATCGGTGAAGAAGTCATACCGGTCAGGACATGTGCGGGTCCACCGGCCCTGGGTCACCGAGCCGGGGATGTGGCTGCAGTACGACTACGGCGACGGACCTGTCGTCGACGGCGTCAAGACGGTTCTGTTCGTGGCGTGGCTGGCGTGGTCGCGGTTCCGGGTCGTGATCGCGCTGCGCGATAAGACCATGCCGTCCGTGTTCGCCGCGCTGGACCAGACCTTCCGCCGGTTGGGTGGGGTGCCGACCTACGTGCTGACCGACAACGAGAAGACCGTCACGACCGAGCACATCGCCGGGATCCCGGTCCGCAACGGACAGCTCGTCACCTTCGCCGAGCACTACTCGGTCGTGGTCCACACCTGTGTGCCGGCGGATCCGGCGTCCAAGGGCGGCACCGAGTCGTCGGTGAAGATCAGCAAGGCCGACCTGGTGCCCAAGGACACCAACCTGCGTGAGGAGTACGCGTCGTTTAGCGAGCTCGAGGAGGCGTGTGAGGCGTTCTGTCAGAAGGTCAACACCCGGGCTCACCGGACCACGAAGCGGCCACCGGTCGAGATGTTGGCCGAAGAGCGGACACGGCTACACCCGGTCCCGACACAGCCGCACACAGTCGCGTTCGGCACCACCCGGGTAGTGCCGGGCAACACGCCGATGGTGATGTTCGAGTCCGGCCAGTACTCGGTGCCACACACCCTGCTCGGCGCCACGGTGTGGGTTCGTGCCCAAGGACTCGGCGACGGCGAGGAGGTCGTCATCGTTCACGTCGGCGAGGACGGACCCGCCGAGGTCGCCCGCCACGCGCGCGCGACGCCGGGCACGCCGAGGATCAACGACGAGCACTTCCCACCGCAGCCGGAAGGTCCGTTGAACCGGCAGCCGCGAGCGAAGAACCCAGCGGAAGCCGAGTTCCTCGACCTGGGCGAGGGCGCCCGCCTGTGGCTGGTCGAGGCCGCTGCGGCGGGCACGCCGCGGATGAGGGTCAAGATGGCCGAAGCCCTCAGCCTGGCCAAGCTGTTCGACCCCGTCGAGGTCGACTGGGCACTCGGCCACGCCGCCGTCCACGGCCGGTTCGCCGAGGCCGATCTGTCCTCGATCCTCGACCACCACGCCCGGCAACCCGCTGTTGGCGAGCACCGTGCCGGCGAAGAACGGTCGCTGACCCAGGGCACCGCCGGATGGGCACGTCTCGGCCAGCACGACAGCCAGCACGACAGCCGCGAGGGGAACGAGGTGACCCGATGA
- the istB gene encoding IS21-like element helper ATPase IstB: MTTKTTTPSMASAPPLPAELEDLLRRLRLPHIRRHAPEVVATAKAQRWEPAEVLKALFAEEVAGRERSALATRRAAAGFPTGKTFDAWQPEASSIPAPTQQALRTLEWVHRRENLVVCGPSGTGKTFLLEALGHQAVEAGLKVAWFTLEDLGVLLRRHRADDTVSKAIARVLRADLVVVDDIGLLPVAQDAAEGLYRLVDAAYEKRSVAISSNLHPSGFDELMPKTLATATVDRLLHHAHVCQTSGDSVRLTQALAGRGVSPLS; this comes from the coding sequence ATGACGACCAAGACCACCACACCATCGATGGCGTCCGCGCCGCCGTTGCCGGCCGAGTTGGAGGACCTCTTGCGGCGGCTTCGGCTGCCCCACATCCGTCGCCACGCACCGGAGGTCGTCGCGACCGCGAAGGCCCAACGCTGGGAGCCCGCCGAGGTGCTCAAGGCTCTGTTCGCCGAGGAGGTCGCCGGAAGGGAACGCTCCGCACTGGCCACCCGCAGGGCGGCTGCGGGGTTCCCGACCGGGAAGACGTTCGATGCGTGGCAGCCCGAGGCATCCTCGATCCCGGCACCGACCCAGCAGGCACTCCGCACCCTGGAATGGGTCCACCGTCGGGAAAACCTCGTCGTGTGCGGGCCGTCGGGGACCGGGAAGACGTTCCTACTGGAGGCACTCGGTCACCAAGCCGTCGAGGCCGGGTTGAAGGTCGCCTGGTTCACCCTGGAAGACCTCGGGGTCCTGCTGCGCCGCCATCGTGCCGACGACACGGTGTCCAAGGCCATCGCCCGTGTGCTGCGCGCCGATCTCGTTGTCGTCGACGACATCGGCCTGTTGCCGGTCGCCCAGGATGCCGCCGAGGGGCTCTACCGGCTCGTCGACGCCGCCTACGAGAAGCGGTCGGTCGCGATCAGCTCGAACCTGCACCCGTCCGGGTTCGACGAGCTGATGCCCAAGACGCTGGCGACCGCCACCGTCGACCGGCTACTGCACCACGCCCACGTGTGCCAGACCAGCGGAGACTCCGTGCGACTTACCCAGGCACTCGCCGGCCGAGGGGTGAGTCCCTTGAGCTGA
- a CDS encoding LamG domain-containing protein, whose product MYQDVILADSPLVYFRCETNTAFDTVSGANKSLVGVPTVTSGKVGNGWTLNASQAIAMQSAFTDYSAGTFSVECWFKTGPATNDYPTLWRRDGGGKAILLRLRGNAVASPGKLEIYLNGVSQYSASRYDDNKWHHVVLAVGSGNARLYVDSVEIMSVAVGDLSIPNTGSRSHALASGSDLGSATEGWSGQIDEIAIYARKLSALQVSAHFGGAQPALTLVTGIALLTLSVWEPSLSVSASALSLRSGVALSAAMKFCPETATKLPAGGHETCPVAVMGSARHDVVCLTGSDG is encoded by the coding sequence ATGTATCAGGACGTAATTCTGGCAGATAGTCCACTTGTCTACTTTCGATGTGAGACCAATACGGCATTCGATACGGTATCTGGAGCAAATAAGTCGTTGGTAGGTGTACCTACGGTCACGAGCGGCAAGGTTGGTAATGGTTGGACGTTGAACGCATCGCAAGCAATCGCCATGCAATCAGCCTTCACGGATTACTCAGCAGGCACATTCTCAGTCGAATGTTGGTTCAAGACCGGACCAGCGACCAACGACTATCCGACATTGTGGAGACGTGACGGGGGAGGCAAGGCGATTCTGCTACGTCTTCGAGGTAACGCGGTAGCCAGTCCAGGCAAGCTAGAGATATATCTCAATGGCGTATCTCAGTACTCCGCCAGTAGATATGACGACAATAAATGGCATCACGTCGTGCTTGCGGTAGGAAGCGGTAATGCTCGATTGTACGTCGATTCTGTCGAGATAATGAGTGTTGCCGTAGGGGATCTGAGCATCCCGAATACAGGTAGTCGATCACATGCGTTGGCATCGGGTAGCGATCTGGGTAGCGCCACAGAGGGTTGGTCAGGTCAGATCGATGAGATTGCCATCTATGCGAGGAAGCTCAGCGCATTGCAGGTTAGTGCACACTTCGGTGGTGCTCAGCCAGCCCTGACGCTAGTTACGGGTATTGCCCTGTTGACATTGAGCGTATGGGAACCGTCACTGAGCGTGAGTGCATCGGCGCTCTCGTTACGTTCAGGTGTTGCACTGTCGGCGGCCATGAAATTCTGCCCGGAGACGGCCACGAAACTGCCCGCTGGCGGACATGAAACCTGCCCGGTGGCGGTCATGGGATCTGCCCGACACGACGTCGTCTGCCTCACCGGCTCCGACGGTTGA
- a CDS encoding phage portal protein → MSDLTIAVQTILDTQQHYQQAENYYNGTVPEFFASRSVAKELEKLGDPNRVNFAATPVNAVANRLEVTGISTMSDRARIVVDQVWQQNNLELELTQLINRTLVFGSAYLICWPDSDGTTQIYYNSPLSMVMLYDPENPRQPKCAAKLWSVTVDGKPRTRVNLYYSDRIEKYLSTSERLPMTVKDTDFEPFIDEQTDENGSVANPFGQIPVFHFTTGVDQYGRPEHINAYGPQDMITKMLVSQMASVEHYGFPTRWMLRDANSVSNPLSDVDDDADDVLDSAPGQVWDLAGITKVGQFQVAAPETYIAPYREYVRAMASVTDTPLHYFENTHTNVSGESLRAAEAPLVKKVRTRQLAIGHTLRQMFVFVLKMNNIAEDVQIQWRQIESIDTKEQWEIAYKKLQAGLPVEQILLEQGYDTELVAQWKKDGLLQTEPNTSTTEVPNTDFEGEAA, encoded by the coding sequence ATGTCAGATCTAACCATCGCAGTACAAACAATCTTGGATACTCAGCAGCATTATCAACAGGCTGAGAACTATTACAACGGCACCGTACCGGAGTTCTTCGCATCACGATCGGTAGCCAAGGAACTGGAAAAGCTAGGCGATCCCAATCGGGTCAATTTCGCCGCTACGCCAGTGAACGCCGTAGCCAATCGTCTGGAAGTTACCGGCATCAGCACCATGAGCGATCGGGCCCGCATCGTTGTGGACCAGGTATGGCAGCAGAACAACTTGGAACTCGAACTGACGCAGCTGATCAATCGCACTCTCGTGTTTGGCAGTGCGTATCTGATCTGTTGGCCTGATTCGGACGGTACGACTCAGATTTACTACAACAGTCCACTGAGCATGGTGATGCTGTACGACCCAGAGAACCCACGACAGCCGAAGTGTGCGGCGAAGTTGTGGAGTGTGACCGTAGACGGCAAACCACGTACTCGTGTGAATCTGTACTACTCGGATCGCATCGAGAAGTATCTGAGCACCAGTGAGCGTCTACCGATGACTGTCAAAGATACAGACTTCGAACCGTTCATTGACGAGCAAACAGACGAAAATGGTTCTGTTGCAAATCCTTTCGGTCAGATCCCTGTCTTTCACTTCACCACTGGTGTCGATCAGTACGGCAGACCGGAACACATCAATGCCTACGGTCCACAGGACATGATCACCAAGATGCTGGTCAGCCAAATGGCATCGGTGGAGCACTACGGATTCCCCACACGTTGGATGCTTCGTGATGCGAACTCAGTCAGCAATCCGCTCTCAGACGTAGACGATGACGCTGACGACGTACTGGACAGCGCACCTGGTCAGGTCTGGGATCTGGCAGGCATCACCAAGGTTGGCCAGTTTCAGGTGGCAGCACCCGAGACCTATATCGCTCCGTATCGCGAGTACGTGCGCGCTATGGCATCGGTAACCGACACGCCACTGCACTACTTCGAGAACACGCACACAAACGTCTCAGGTGAGTCACTACGAGCGGCTGAGGCACCGCTAGTGAAGAAGGTACGCACCCGTCAGTTGGCCATCGGCCACACGTTGCGTCAGATGTTCGTGTTCGTACTCAAGATGAACAACATTGCCGAGGACGTACAGATCCAGTGGCGACAGATCGAGTCCATTGACACGAAAGAGCAGTGGGAGATTGCCTACAAGAAGTTGCAGGCAGGTCTACCTGTTGAACAGATTTTGCTCGAACAGGGCTATGACACTGAGTTGGTAGCTCAGTGGAAGAAAGACGGTCTGTTGCAGACCGAACCAAACACAAGCACGACAGAAGTACCAAATACAGATTTCGAAGGAGAAGCAGCATGA
- a CDS encoding helix-turn-helix domain-containing protein: protein MSEQRRIGYRWNLRQRMADHNLWKTTELIPLLKSRGINLSNAQVHRLVTGTPERIPARTFAALCDILECTPNDLFEPYVEIRAAATADAPANPADLGISDKRSVARRIRVVRSDDDDGKTT from the coding sequence GTGAGCGAGCAACGCCGAATCGGCTATCGCTGGAATCTCCGCCAACGAATGGCCGATCACAACCTCTGGAAGACAACGGAACTCATCCCGCTTCTCAAGTCCCGCGGAATCAACCTATCAAACGCACAAGTGCACCGATTGGTGACAGGCACACCCGAGCGGATCCCTGCGCGCACCTTCGCCGCGCTGTGCGACATCCTTGAATGCACACCCAACGATCTCTTCGAACCATATGTCGAGATCCGAGCTGCGGCCACGGCCGACGCACCGGCCAACCCGGCCGACCTAGGCATCAGCGACAAGCGCTCGGTTGCCCGCCGGATCCGAGTCGTCCGTAGCGATGATGACGATGGCAAGACCACGTAA
- a CDS encoding phage scaffolding protein: MTQENEHDIESMKEALSKANNEAASFRHQLNEAKAELEQAHSSANEYKSSYVDAKITAKLAESGVSNVKVAKLLDRSKIDIDESGDLVGFDDQLEQVKTDFAELFQVQKVPSIDAAEKPVAKRNLSSAEKLIQNTR; the protein is encoded by the coding sequence ATGACACAGGAAAATGAGCACGATATTGAGAGCATGAAGGAAGCTCTGAGCAAGGCAAACAACGAGGCCGCTAGTTTCAGGCATCAGTTGAACGAGGCTAAAGCAGAGCTGGAACAGGCGCATAGTTCGGCAAACGAGTACAAGAGTTCATATGTAGATGCCAAGATCACGGCCAAGCTAGCCGAGAGTGGTGTAAGCAATGTGAAGGTAGCCAAGCTACTGGACAGATCGAAGATCGATATTGACGAATCAGGTGATCTGGTCGGATTCGATGATCAGCTAGAGCAGGTCAAGACCGACTTCGCCGAGCTGTTCCAGGTCCAGAAGGTACCTAGTATCGATGCCGCTGAGAAGCCGGTAGCAAAGCGCAACCTAAGCAGTGCCGAGAAATTGATACAGAACACAAGATAA